One genomic window of Malaciobacter molluscorum LMG 25693 includes the following:
- a CDS encoding helix-turn-helix domain-containing protein, translating into MREELINKYLNDIDNLGFDKTLTLTSKQTAQVLNVSVRTLENWRKDNNINLPFKNVGKSYIYTKRDVAEFLAKE; encoded by the coding sequence ATGAGAGAAGAATTAATAAATAAATATTTAAATGACATTGACAATTTAGGGTTTGATAAAACACTAACATTAACATCAAAACAAACTGCTCAAGTACTTAATGTATCAGTTAGAACTTTAGAAAATTGGAGAAAGGATAATAATATTAATTTACCTTTCAAAAATGTAGGAAAATCATATATTTACACAAAACGTGATGTAGCAGAGTTTTTAGCAAAGGAATAA
- a CDS encoding helix-turn-helix transcriptional regulator, which yields MNEPNDKFIKIDEIVEITGIGKTKVNELIAKGKLIKPIIIEGFNNRLFSYNELQDWIEAQKQKRSKTA from the coding sequence ATGAATGAACCAAACGATAAATTTATAAAGATAGATGAAATAGTAGAAATTACTGGAATTGGTAAAACAAAAGTAAATGAATTAATAGCAAAAGGTAAATTAATTAAACCAATAATAATCGAAGGATTTAACAACAGACTCTTTTCCTACAACGAACTTCAAGATTGGATTGAAGCTCAAAAACAAAAAAGATCTAAAACAGCATAA
- a CDS encoding phage replisome organizer N-terminal domain-containing protein translates to MSENKKFFWLKLKNDFFDRDEIKIIENQQNGKDYIIFYMKLLLKSVESDGKLFFRDTIPYSPEMLATITNTSIDTVKVAVSLFIELQLMERWDDGTLFMIETENMVGSESKWAKYKRIEREKKKEIGQCPKQSKKIPIEIEKELEIENKETDNSEYTNWDALITMYQAEKEKKKKPRAYTQKPRAIKKEEEIKI, encoded by the coding sequence ATGTCTGAAAATAAAAAATTTTTCTGGCTCAAACTCAAAAATGACTTTTTCGACCGAGATGAAATTAAGATAATTGAAAATCAACAAAATGGAAAAGATTACATAATTTTCTACATGAAGTTACTACTTAAAAGTGTAGAAAGTGATGGAAAACTTTTTTTCAGAGATACAATTCCATATTCACCTGAAATGTTAGCAACAATTACTAATACATCAATCGATACGGTGAAGGTAGCTGTTAGTCTGTTTATTGAACTTCAACTAATGGAAAGATGGGATGATGGTACATTATTCATGATTGAAACCGAAAACATGGTCGGTAGCGAATCAAAATGGGCGAAATATAAAAGGATTGAAAGAGAGAAAAAAAAGGAAATTGGACAATGTCCAAAGCAGTCCAAAAAAATTCCAATAGAGATAGAGAAAGAGTTAGAGATAGAAAATAAAGAAACTGACAATAGCGAATACACAAACTGGGACGCTTTAATTACAATGTATCAAGCTGAAAAAGAAAAAAAGAAAAAACCTAGAGCATACACGCAGAAACCAAGAGCAATTAAAAAAGAAGAAGAAATTAAAATATAA
- a CDS encoding IS1595 family transposase, whose protein sequence is MAQHFLLSAKARELSMVKIMMMSDMEAFEMFKNVRWSSTNGEPVCPCCGSLEKHYFLKTRFQYRCKECFHTFSVTSGTIFASHKKPLQIYLLAIVLFTNAVKSISALQLSRDLDVQYKTAWVLSHKIRESLMDYNSDEKFEGTCEMDGVYVNHYVRPKNQLDKRVDRRKVHKPNKRVIISLRQRADEKSEFVGAVKTKTFVLKSENSKEVREIAYKHIKSGSSIHTDESNAYDDLTAHYDMNRVNHQIEYSGIYGENNNQSESYNARFRRMQYGQCHKIGNLYLSNYANEIAYREDTRRMNNKAIFDDILSKCLSSLVSNEFCGYWQGNKRVAERLGA, encoded by the coding sequence ATGGCACAACATTTTCTACTATCAGCAAAAGCAAGAGAGTTATCAATGGTAAAAATTATGATGATGTCAGATATGGAAGCCTTTGAAATGTTTAAAAATGTTAGATGGAGTTCAACAAATGGTGAACCAGTTTGTCCTTGTTGTGGAAGCTTAGAAAAACATTACTTTTTAAAAACAAGATTTCAATACCGATGTAAAGAGTGTTTTCATACTTTTAGTGTAACAAGTGGAACTATCTTTGCTAGTCATAAAAAACCTTTACAAATTTACCTTTTAGCAATTGTTTTATTTACTAATGCTGTAAAAAGTATTAGTGCCTTACAGTTATCAAGAGATTTAGATGTTCAATATAAAACAGCTTGGGTTTTATCTCATAAAATTAGAGAATCTTTAATGGATTATAATAGTGATGAAAAGTTTGAGGGAACTTGTGAAATGGATGGTGTTTATGTTAATCATTATGTTAGACCTAAAAATCAATTAGATAAAAGAGTTGATAGAAGAAAAGTTCATAAACCAAATAAAAGAGTTATTATTTCTTTAAGACAAAGAGCAGATGAAAAAAGTGAATTTGTTGGAGCAGTTAAAACTAAAACTTTTGTTTTAAAATCTGAAAACTCAAAAGAAGTTAGAGAAATTGCCTATAAACATATAAAATCAGGTTCAAGTATCCATACTGATGAATCAAATGCTTATGATGATTTAACAGCTCATTATGATATGAACAGAGTTAACCATCAAATTGAATATTCAGGTATCTATGGAGAGAACAATAACCAAAGTGAATCTTATAATGCAAGATTTAGAAGAATGCAATATGGTCAATGTCATAAAATTGGAAATTTATATTTATCTAATTATGCCAATGAAATTGCATATAGAGAAGATACAAGAAGAATGAATAATAAAGCTATCTTTGATGATATTTTATCTAAATGTTTAAGTTCTTTAGTATCTAATGAGTTTTGTGGGTACTGGCAAGGAAATAAAAGAGTTGCTGAAAGATTAGGAGCTTAA
- a CDS encoding DUF6471 domain-containing protein, which translates to MENIDDLPKRLIKSELQRRGLKVKDLVERLKPYGEDLTELSFNNKMSRGGFNAVFFLKCMKALGVKNLNLEI; encoded by the coding sequence TTGGAAAACATTGACGATTTACCTAAAAGACTTATTAAATCAGAACTTCAAAGAAGAGGTTTAAAAGTTAAAGATTTAGTTGAAAGATTAAAGCCTTATGGGGAAGATTTAACCGAACTATCATTTAATAATAAAATGAGTAGAGGTGGTTTTAATGCAGTGTTTTTTCTAAAATGTATGAAAGCACTTGGGGTTAAAAATCTAAATTTGGAAATATGA
- a CDS encoding DNA adenine methylase — protein MVATIKTKENRLSPILKWAGGKEQELKYIHPCLPKKINNYYEPFIGGGAVYFSLNANEMFINDKSHELINLYNAISTQDDKFFNVVNEMIHNWELLQNIIINNDKDFIQKYKQFSENEIDDDKVKNWVTSFVLKHHDEFNGMFDTNFNVNIENFLKEIRKNINNKMKRMKKIELEKGKLPDNDILDNMESALKSAFYMHFRYLYNNIEKYNIEHSFAVAIFFFIRNFAYSGMFRYNKSGGFNVPYGGIGYNRKNLSKKVDYLKTEELVEHLNKTTIDNLDFEDFFKKNKPKKDDFIFLDPPYDSEFSTYAQNEFTRNDQSRLANYLINDCKANWMMVIKNTDFIYELYNKEGIYMTSFDKKYLVSFQNRNDKNVEHLLITNYKIN, from the coding sequence ATGGTAGCAACAATAAAAACAAAAGAGAATAGATTGTCTCCCATTCTAAAATGGGCGGGTGGTAAAGAACAAGAACTTAAATATATACATCCATGCTTACCTAAAAAGATAAATAATTATTATGAGCCTTTTATTGGTGGGGGAGCGGTATATTTTTCACTTAATGCTAATGAAATGTTTATTAATGACAAATCACATGAATTAATTAATTTATACAATGCTATATCTACTCAAGATGATAAATTTTTTAATGTTGTTAATGAAATGATACATAATTGGGAACTATTACAAAATATAATTATTAATAATGATAAAGATTTTATACAAAAATATAAACAGTTTTCTGAAAATGAAATTGATGATGATAAAGTTAAAAACTGGGTGACTTCATTTGTTTTAAAACATCATGATGAATTCAATGGAATGTTTGATACAAATTTTAATGTTAATATAGAAAATTTTTTGAAAGAAATAAGAAAAAATATTAATAATAAAATGAAAAGAATGAAAAAAATTGAACTTGAAAAAGGTAAACTTCCTGATAATGATATATTAGACAATATGGAAAGTGCTTTAAAAAGTGCTTTTTATATGCACTTTAGATATTTATATAATAATATTGAAAAATATAATATAGAACATAGTTTTGCAGTTGCAATATTTTTCTTTATTAGAAATTTTGCGTATAGTGGTATGTTTAGATATAACAAAAGTGGTGGTTTTAATGTTCCTTATGGTGGTATAGGCTATAACAGAAAAAACTTATCAAAAAAAGTAGATTATTTAAAAACAGAAGAATTAGTAGAGCATTTAAATAAAACTACAATTGATAATTTAGATTTTGAAGATTTTTTCAAAAAAAATAAACCAAAAAAAGATGACTTCATTTTTTTAGACCCACCATATGATAGTGAATTTAGTACTTATGCTCAAAATGAATTTACTAGAAATGACCAATCAAGGTTAGCAAACTACTTAATAAACGATTGTAAAGCTAATTGGATGATGGTTATTAAAAATACTGATTTTATTTACGAGCTATACAATAAAGAAGGAATTTATATGACTTCTTTTGATAAAAAATATTTAGTTAGTTTTCAAAATAGAAATGATAAAAATGTTGAACATTTATTAATAACAAATTATAAAATAAATTAA
- a CDS encoding HNH endonuclease — translation MTRILEEDLQLPSLYLINLKNGAITTTELSKLLRNLLNPKGEDLDILDNRTDDKFSQIVRNLTGTERPFVKNGFIYRESGRNKPLFITDKGKQFLKDNYEFVQYLFTNDFNFNDMIESFKSMNLPDNKNKKIKFLDENITIAEGQNKIIETKSYKRSNKLRNMAIEYYTKDGRIKCKACCFDFEDFYGDFGKGFIEIHHQKPVFMFDENELEKTIEEALDNVIPVCPNCHRMIHKRRTNYLSFEELKNYINTDLSFCSEQ, via the coding sequence ATGACAAGAATATTAGAAGAAGACTTACAGCTTCCTTCACTTTACTTAATAAATTTAAAAAATGGTGCAATTACAACAACAGAACTATCAAAACTACTTCGTAATCTTTTAAATCCAAAAGGTGAGGACTTAGATATATTAGATAACCGAACAGATGATAAATTTTCTCAAATTGTAAGAAATTTAACTGGTACTGAAAGACCATTTGTTAAAAATGGATTTATTTATAGAGAAAGTGGACGAAATAAACCTTTGTTTATTACAGATAAAGGTAAACAATTTTTGAAAGATAATTATGAATTTGTGCAATATCTATTTACAAATGACTTTAATTTTAATGATATGATTGAAAGTTTTAAAAGTATGAATTTGCCTGATAATAAAAATAAAAAAATTAAATTTCTAGATGAAAATATTACTATTGCGGAGGGGCAAAATAAAATTATTGAAACAAAATCTTATAAACGTTCAAATAAGTTAAGAAATATGGCAATTGAATATTATACTAAAGATGGAAGAATAAAATGTAAAGCTTGTTGCTTTGATTTTGAAGATTTTTATGGAGATTTTGGGAAAGGATTTATAGAAATACATCACCAAAAACCAGTTTTCATGTTTGATGAAAATGAATTAGAAAAAACAATTGAAGAAGCACTAGATAATGTTATTCCAGTATGTCCAAATTGTCATAGAATGATACATAAAAGAAGAACAAATTATTTATCATTTGAAGAGTTGAAAAATTACATAAATACAGATTTGAGTTTTTGTAGTGAACAATAA
- a CDS encoding Fic family protein codes for MYTTPIIPQTEHYPLKQEILNKAERIIIESAKLTGNLNIHIVNAIKENLRTINSYYSNKIESEGTHPIDIERAMKNEFSQDDKKKSMQQLSLVHIEVQKFLETTLDISTKPYSLEKILEIHKEFYSKEEMKYALNIKNGELEVEMVPGKLREGYVQVGEHIPPQSDELIACFNEFEMLYNQSRNSTHTMKLIYALCSHHRLTYIHPFYDGNGRVSRLYLDYLLYHSDIQGYGLWNISRGLARNQKEYRKFLSLADEKFSGYNDGRGPLTLKGLENFLEFMLDIALDQVLFMSEYLKLDSMATKIKAYVELSQKKLIHNVKPLPKNSNKLLEYLLVHGEVTRGDAQEILGVSAPKAISIVKELLEEDYLQTDSPRGKLRFKLNSKLSSYLIPDLFEN; via the coding sequence ATGTACACAACTCCAATTATACCACAAACTGAACATTATCCTTTAAAACAAGAGATACTTAATAAAGCGGAACGTATTATAATTGAGAGTGCTAAGTTAACAGGAAATTTAAATATTCATATAGTTAATGCAATAAAAGAAAATTTACGGACTATAAACTCTTATTACTCAAATAAAATTGAATCAGAAGGTACACATCCTATTGACATTGAACGTGCAATGAAAAATGAATTTTCACAAGATGATAAAAAGAAAAGTATGCAACAATTGTCATTGGTACATATCGAAGTACAAAAATTTTTAGAAACAACACTAGATATTTCAACTAAACCATATTCATTAGAAAAAATACTAGAGATTCATAAAGAATTTTATAGTAAAGAAGAAATGAAGTATGCACTAAATATTAAAAATGGTGAATTAGAAGTAGAAATGGTACCTGGTAAACTAAGAGAAGGTTATGTTCAAGTTGGAGAACATATCCCACCACAAAGTGATGAATTAATAGCTTGCTTCAATGAGTTTGAGATGTTATATAATCAATCTAGGAACTCTACACACACAATGAAACTAATCTATGCTTTATGTTCTCATCATAGATTAACATATATACATCCATTTTATGATGGAAATGGAAGAGTATCTAGACTTTATTTAGATTACTTATTGTATCACTCTGATATCCAAGGTTATGGATTATGGAATATATCAAGAGGACTTGCTAGAAATCAAAAAGAGTATAGGAAATTTCTGTCTTTAGCAGATGAAAAGTTTAGTGGATATAATGATGGAAGAGGACCATTAACATTAAAAGGACTTGAAAACTTTTTAGAATTTATGTTAGATATTGCATTAGATCAAGTATTATTTATGAGTGAATATTTAAAATTAGATTCTATGGCAACAAAGATAAAAGCTTATGTTGAGCTTTCACAAAAAAAACTAATTCATAATGTCAAGCCTCTACCAAAAAATTCAAATAAACTATTAGAATATTTATTGGTTCATGGAGAAGTAACTAGAGGTGATGCACAAGAAATCTTAGGAGTAAGTGCACCTAAAGCCATATCTATTGTAAAAGAGTTACTAGAAGAAGATTACTTACAAACAGATAGTCCTAGAGGAAAATTAAGATTTAAATTAAATAGTAAGTTGTCTAGCTATCTTATACCTGATTTATTTGAGAACTGA
- a CDS encoding tyrosine-type recombinase/integrase, producing the protein MPKISKPLTTTEIKNFKPKDKQYKKPDGRGLWLVVRPTGGKYWRYDFKYGGKNLSMSFGVYPGVGLKEAREKRDAARELLSKNINPISEKRIKKASESLTLQNVIDEWIDLRKKSSSTATITQNKRILKNITDWLGNIAIKDIKRVDIINALEKLQSRGVIETAHRLLSLINKIYMFAVTKEYIEHNIIADIDKKSVLIPNKKDTHLAAITEPKDIKQLLLDINSIGEKLKSDISTIFIFKLIPYVFVRSENIRLMCWDDINLEKGVWEIPKEKMKMKVDFVCPLPKQAIDILKQIEPFSRHRSRFVFPSPYKNDRGVSGATLSDTLNKLGYQNKHTFHGFRSMFSTIAHELYKEHGFHSDIIEACLAHKEKNKVKAAYNRESKYKYFDEKRELIQWYADWLDNIKIV; encoded by the coding sequence ATGCCAAAAATATCAAAACCACTTACAACAACAGAAATAAAAAACTTTAAACCAAAAGATAAACAATACAAAAAACCAGATGGTAGAGGTTTATGGTTAGTTGTTAGACCAACAGGTGGTAAATATTGGAGATATGATTTTAAATATGGTGGTAAAAACTTAAGTATGTCTTTTGGAGTTTATCCAGGAGTAGGTTTAAAAGAAGCTAGGGAAAAAAGAGATGCTGCTAGAGAATTATTATCAAAAAATATAAATCCAATATCAGAAAAAAGAATTAAAAAAGCTTCAGAATCACTAACTTTACAAAATGTAATTGATGAATGGATTGATCTTAGAAAAAAAAGTTCAAGTACTGCGACTATAACACAAAACAAAAGAATACTAAAAAATATTACTGATTGGTTAGGTAATATTGCAATTAAAGATATAAAAAGAGTTGATATAATTAATGCATTGGAAAAACTACAAAGTAGAGGGGTTATAGAAACTGCTCATAGATTATTATCCTTGATTAACAAAATATATATGTTTGCTGTTACAAAAGAATATATAGAGCATAATATAATTGCCGATATTGATAAAAAGTCAGTTTTAATTCCTAATAAAAAAGATACTCATTTAGCAGCAATTACAGAACCTAAAGATATAAAACAACTTTTACTAGATATTAATTCCATAGGAGAGAAGTTAAAAAGTGATATAAGTACTATATTTATATTTAAACTTATACCTTATGTGTTTGTAAGAAGTGAAAACATAAGGCTTATGTGTTGGGACGATATTAATCTGGAAAAAGGTGTTTGGGAAATTCCAAAAGAGAAAATGAAAATGAAAGTAGATTTTGTTTGTCCTTTACCAAAACAGGCAATTGATATTTTAAAACAAATAGAGCCTTTCTCAAGACATAGAAGTAGATTCGTATTTCCTTCTCCATATAAGAACGATAGAGGAGTTTCTGGTGCTACCTTATCTGATACATTAAATAAGCTAGGTTATCAAAATAAACACACTTTTCATGGCTTTAGAAGTATGTTCTCTACTATTGCCCATGAATTATATAAAGAACATGGCTTTCATTCAGATATTATTGAAGCTTGTTTAGCTCATAAAGAGAAAAACAAAGTAAAAGCAGCTTATAATAGAGAATCAAAGTATAAGTATTTTGATGAGAAAAGAGAACTGATACAGTGGTATGCTGATTGGTTGGATAATATTAAAATAGTTTAA
- a CDS encoding YciI family protein, protein MQYLVIAYDNENALDKRLEVREAHVEGAKKLMNEGKIINAGALIEEDQMVGSTLFVDFENDDELNEWLENEPYVVNGVWNMEEFQIVPVKLLPKD, encoded by the coding sequence ATGCAATATTTAGTAATTGCTTATGATAATGAAAATGCATTAGATAAAAGATTAGAAGTAAGAGAAGCACATGTAGAAGGTGCAAAGAAATTGATGAATGAAGGAAAAATAATTAATGCGGGTGCATTAATAGAAGAGGATCAAATGGTAGGTTCTACTTTATTTGTTGATTTTGAAAATGATGATGAATTAAATGAATGGTTAGAAAATGAGCCTTATGTAGTAAATGGTGTATGGAATATGGAAGAGTTCCAAATCGTTCCTGTTAAATTACTACCAAAAGATTAA
- a CDS encoding EAL domain-containing protein, with the protein MNKEEFKNIIIKANYFTKYEAIVDIKTKEIYAYEALSKFDFDNNIISTEDIFRYLHHNNNLFFQLEKRNKELQIKNFTKNKKLFLNFDADICVSDEQQNYWENFLLSQKENIVVEITENGSDDETSAKIMRNFSSWLSNKSIETALDDFGQDGSMFSFFMMNGSKYIKIDKSFIRQIDLNKNYLHYLKGVLKTIKLNGQKSIIEGVETKKDLQLAEELDCDYVQGYYFDQYQIIR; encoded by the coding sequence ATGAATAAAGAAGAATTTAAAAATATTATAATAAAAGCAAATTATTTTACAAAATATGAAGCAATAGTTGATATAAAGACAAAAGAAATATATGCGTATGAGGCTTTATCAAAGTTTGATTTTGATAATAATATTATATCTACGGAGGATATATTCCGTTATTTACATCATAATAATAATTTATTTTTTCAACTTGAAAAAAGAAATAAAGAACTTCAAATTAAAAATTTTACTAAAAATAAAAAACTCTTTTTAAATTTTGATGCAGATATTTGTGTTAGTGATGAACAACAAAATTATTGGGAAAATTTTTTATTAAGTCAAAAAGAGAATATTGTGGTAGAAATTACTGAAAATGGTAGTGATGATGAAACAAGTGCTAAGATTATGAGAAATTTTTCTTCATGGCTTAGTAATAAATCAATAGAAACTGCTCTTGATGATTTTGGTCAAGATGGTTCTATGTTTTCTTTTTTTATGATGAACGGAAGTAAGTATATAAAAATAGATAAATCATTTATTAGACAAATAGATTTAAATAAAAATTATTTGCACTATTTAAAAGGTGTATTAAAAACAATAAAACTAAATGGACAAAAAAGTATAATTGAGGGAGTTGAAACAAAAAAAGATTTGCAATTAGCAGAAGAATTAGATTGTGATTATGTCCAAGGGTACTATTTTGATCAATATCAAATTATAAGATAG